In a single window of the Balaenoptera acutorostrata chromosome 3, mBalAcu1.1, whole genome shotgun sequence genome:
- the LOC130707635 gene encoding eukaryotic translation initiation factor 1-like has translation MSAIQNLHSFDPFADASKGDDLLPAGTEDYIHIRIQQRNGRKTLTTVQGIADDYDKKKLVKAFEKKFACNGTVIEHPEYGEVIQLQGDQRKNICQFRVEIGLAKDDQLKLHGF, from the coding sequence ATGTCCGCTATCCAGAACCTCCACTCTTTCGACCCCTTTGCTGATGCAAGTAAGGGTGATGATCTGCTTCCTGCTGGCACTGAGGATTATATCCATATAAGAATTCAACAGAGGAACGGCAGGAAGACCCTTACTACTGTCCAAGGGATCGCTGATGATTACGATAAAAAGAAACTAGTGAAGGCGTTTGAGAAGAAATTTGCCTGCAATGGTACTGTAATTGAGCATCCAGAATATGGAGAAGTAATTCAGCTACAGGGTGACCAGCGCAAGAACATATGCCAGTTCCGTGTAGAGATTGGACTGGCTAAGGACGATCAGCTGAAGCTTCATGGGTTTTAA